In Tindallia magadiensis, one DNA window encodes the following:
- a CDS encoding glutamate--cysteine ligase encodes MNTWQYKEDRIIELLKKGEKSPDALMIGMELEHFVVDKASGQSVSYEQDKGIEVILSQMKDEAHQPIWEKNHLIGLSHPDYQITLEPGGQIEISIRPCEQLEEMASIYRNFLDKIIPITESQDQWLLCIGYHPKSSIHDIPFNPKERYVFMSEYLKNHGRYAHNMMKGTASLQVVVDYCNEEDFIKKFRVAHFLMPVLALLTDNAPYFEGAEVTHHSMRTAIWDETDPARSGLIPGVMDKSFGYREYARYILNVCPIMTKKDNRFIDAENKKAGELENFDLLSDEEVDHLLSMVFPDVRLRQYMEIRMADSIPFPYNLAFAALIKGLFYQQEALDYLYRLSRDVTDQKLLNYRKQIMKKGYAVKIEGHTCGEIMRILFDLAKRTLNKEERDWLSKLEALVEEEKTLADISLQRAKKEEDWMKYLAANRGFGEEKK; translated from the coding sequence ATGAATACGTGGCAATATAAAGAAGATAGAATCATTGAATTACTTAAAAAAGGAGAAAAAAGTCCAGATGCGTTGATGATAGGAATGGAGCTGGAGCATTTTGTTGTTGATAAAGCAAGTGGACAGAGTGTTTCTTATGAGCAGGATAAAGGAATAGAAGTTATTCTCAGTCAAATGAAGGATGAAGCACATCAACCTATATGGGAGAAAAACCATTTGATAGGGCTGTCTCACCCTGATTATCAAATTACCCTTGAGCCAGGGGGACAAATTGAAATCAGCATTCGACCCTGTGAACAATTAGAAGAGATGGCATCTATTTACCGCAACTTTTTAGATAAAATTATTCCTATTACAGAATCTCAGGATCAGTGGTTATTATGCATCGGCTATCATCCTAAATCCTCTATTCATGACATACCTTTTAATCCAAAAGAGCGGTATGTTTTTATGTCAGAATACCTTAAAAACCACGGCAGGTATGCTCATAATATGATGAAAGGCACGGCCTCGCTTCAGGTAGTGGTTGATTATTGTAACGAGGAAGACTTTATTAAAAAATTTAGGGTAGCTCATTTTTTAATGCCTGTTCTAGCTTTATTAACTGACAATGCTCCTTACTTTGAGGGTGCTGAAGTGACGCATCACAGTATGAGAACGGCTATATGGGATGAAACAGACCCTGCCAGAAGTGGACTGATCCCGGGTGTGATGGATAAGTCTTTTGGGTATCGAGAATATGCTCGTTATATTCTTAATGTCTGTCCCATTATGACCAAGAAAGATAACCGGTTTATTGATGCGGAAAACAAAAAAGCCGGTGAACTGGAAAACTTTGACTTGCTAAGTGACGAAGAAGTGGATCACCTGTTGTCTATGGTTTTTCCTGATGTTAGATTAAGGCAGTATATGGAGATCAGAATGGCTGATTCCATTCCTTTCCCCTATAATTTAGCCTTTGCTGCGTTGATTAAAGGATTATTTTATCAACAAGAAGCATTAGATTATCTGTACCGATTATCTAGGGATGTAACAGATCAAAAATTACTAAATTATAGAAAACAAATAATGAAAAAAGGATATGCGGTTAAAATAGAAGGACATACATGTGGCGAGATCATGCGTATTCTTTTTGACTTAGCAAAGAGAACCCTCAATAAAGAAGAAAGAGACTGGTTATCCAAACTGGAAGCACTGGTTGAAGAAGAAAAAACGCTGGCGGATATTTCGCTTCAACGGGCAAAAAAAGAAGAAGACTGGATGAAGTATCTTGCGGCAAATAGAGGATTCGGGGAGGAAAAAAAATGA
- a CDS encoding AI-2E family transporter — protein sequence MRIKWDHQYLKYTLYASLTIIIAIVFYHVVDNLTIFVDSLRLGFKWLRKLLSPFIIAGFIAYLLNPGVRWFETRFFRRIFGKEKSAKRRRNLSILSVYLIFAGALTALIMIIVPQIIANVRDIARRAPEYAAFIETFINRWSTEFRTIQIYHINIDLYDFAEPIEQNLDRYLDRASEIMEISVALVINRAMAITSGFLNFVLGLVISVYALADKESFKNGTESVLRAFFRKDKVEKIKDFGREADYLFSRFIVGKSIDSLIIGILCYIGMLVMDIRYALLLSVFVGVANMIPYFGPILGMIPAGLLTLIDSPVKAFWVVVFLLALQQFDGLYLGPKILGSSVGMPPFWVIFSIIIGGKLFGVMGMFLGVPVFSVIRLFLRKLFIALIQQKEEEHEHEHS from the coding sequence TTGCGCATTAAATGGGACCATCAGTACTTAAAATATACGCTTTATGCATCGCTGACGATTATTATAGCGATTGTTTTTTATCATGTAGTGGATAATCTTACGATTTTTGTTGATAGCTTGAGGCTTGGTTTTAAATGGCTTAGAAAACTTCTCAGTCCATTTATTATAGCGGGATTTATTGCCTATCTTCTCAATCCGGGAGTCAGGTGGTTTGAAACCAGGTTTTTTAGAAGAATTTTTGGGAAAGAAAAAAGTGCAAAAAGACGTCGTAATCTTAGTATTTTAAGCGTATACCTTATTTTTGCAGGTGCATTAACCGCATTAATTATGATCATTGTGCCGCAAATTATTGCCAATGTAAGAGATATTGCCAGAAGAGCGCCGGAATATGCCGCGTTTATCGAAACCTTTATCAATCGTTGGTCAACGGAGTTTAGAACCATTCAGATCTATCATATTAACATCGATCTATATGATTTTGCAGAACCGATCGAACAAAATTTAGATCGTTATCTGGATCGAGCCAGTGAAATCATGGAAATATCCGTTGCGCTTGTTATTAATAGAGCTATGGCAATCACTTCTGGGTTTCTTAATTTTGTTCTTGGTTTGGTTATTTCGGTATATGCATTGGCGGATAAGGAATCTTTTAAAAATGGTACGGAATCTGTGTTGCGTGCATTTTTTCGTAAAGACAAGGTGGAAAAAATCAAAGATTTTGGACGAGAAGCAGATTACTTATTTTCTCGATTCATTGTTGGTAAATCCATTGATTCTCTGATTATTGGGATACTATGTTATATCGGAATGCTTGTAATGGATATACGATATGCATTATTGCTGAGTGTATTTGTTGGCGTAGCCAACATGATCCCATACTTTGGCCCCATATTAGGCATGATTCCAGCAGGATTGTTAACATTGATAGACAGTCCGGTGAAAGCATTTTGGGTGGTCGTATTTCTGTTAGCGCTTCAGCAATTTGATGGTTTATACCTGGGACCTAAGATTTTAGGCAGCAGTGTTGGGATGCCACCTTTCTGGGTGATTTTTTCTATTATTATTGGAGGAAAACTTTTTGGTGTCATGGGAATGTTTTTAGGTGTTCCTGTTTTTAGTGTTATCAGACTTTTTTTACGAAAATTATTTATTGCTCTGATTCAGCAAAAGGAAGAAGAACACGAGCATGAACATAGCTGA
- a CDS encoding glutathionylspermidine synthase family protein, translated as MKGLPSVGFEIYEQMVKADPSSFWKSYQEALKEVEASPAKYKGKPVEFLYQPFFITEAQWKDLEKISVTMLEITKKVTERYLTEPDYRRLFGFNDLMEALILKDPGYHYAVPMTRIDVFYDFDGRFQFCEINTDGSSGMTECRELQRIIGASPSIQALPLDELELKEGEFFKSWTAAFLENYWEFSGEKNFPNVAIIDWFQDEVPSEFIEFQKAFEASGCPARIVDVRELSYSEGKLKDGDFSIDAVYRRLVSWEAVGRYPDTKALTDAYLDGNVCVIGPFRSQIPHNKRFFAVLHNEGTNDFLEPEEKAFIRDHIPYTAILDKDNSSQWQEWIDHKHHYIIKPEDLYASSGVYAGQDYSVEEWKRLLEKASSQNYLIQQYCHVPRMPMAMFEKGKVTFEEQQYLMGCFVYNEKFQGPYIRTGRKSIIGSVVECYTVPAYRVKK; from the coding sequence ATGAAGGGACTTCCCAGCGTAGGGTTTGAGATCTATGAACAAATGGTAAAAGCTGATCCAAGTTCATTTTGGAAAAGCTATCAAGAAGCGCTAAAGGAAGTAGAGGCATCTCCTGCAAAATATAAGGGTAAACCTGTAGAATTTCTCTACCAACCTTTTTTTATTACAGAGGCGCAATGGAAAGACCTGGAAAAAATATCAGTTACAATGCTGGAAATTACAAAAAAAGTAACGGAGAGGTACTTAACAGAACCAGATTATCGGCGGCTTTTTGGTTTTAATGATTTAATGGAAGCGTTGATACTAAAAGACCCTGGCTATCATTACGCTGTACCGATGACTCGAATAGATGTTTTTTATGATTTTGATGGTCGCTTTCAATTTTGTGAAATTAATACGGATGGGTCTTCGGGAATGACAGAATGCCGGGAATTACAGCGTATTATTGGAGCCTCACCAAGCATACAAGCATTACCCCTGGATGAATTAGAGTTGAAGGAGGGGGAGTTTTTTAAGAGTTGGACAGCTGCTTTTTTGGAGAACTACTGGGAGTTTTCGGGAGAGAAAAACTTTCCTAACGTTGCTATTATTGATTGGTTTCAGGACGAAGTACCGTCTGAGTTTATCGAATTTCAAAAGGCCTTTGAGGCTAGTGGATGTCCCGCTCGAATAGTGGATGTCCGAGAACTTTCTTATTCAGAAGGCAAACTGAAGGATGGAGATTTTTCTATTGATGCTGTGTATCGGCGTTTGGTTAGTTGGGAAGCAGTAGGGCGCTACCCGGATACAAAAGCACTGACAGACGCCTACTTAGACGGGAATGTTTGCGTGATAGGTCCCTTCCGATCACAAATACCTCATAATAAACGTTTTTTTGCCGTTTTGCATAATGAAGGTACTAATGATTTTTTGGAACCAGAAGAGAAAGCCTTTATTCGCGACCATATTCCTTATACAGCTATCTTAGATAAAGATAATTCCAGTCAATGGCAAGAATGGATAGATCATAAACATCACTATATTATAAAACCGGAAGACTTGTATGCTTCATCAGGAGTATATGCAGGGCAGGATTATTCAGTAGAAGAATGGAAGCGACTCTTAGAAAAAGCAAGTTCACAGAACTACTTGATACAGCAGTATTGTCACGTTCCTAGAATGCCAATGGCTATGTTTGAAAAAGGGAAAGTGACCTTCGAAGAACAACAATACCTGATGGGATGCTTTGTGTACAACGAAAAGTTTCAGGGGCCCTATATCAGAACAGGACGTAAAAGTATCATTGGGTCTGTGGTTGAGTGTTATACAGTGCCCGCATATCGTGTAAAAAAGTAA